The stretch of DNA CCCGTCGCTCACCCGCGACGATGTGCTCGCTGCTCTCGCGTTTGCCGCGGAGACGATGCCGCAAGAGCGTCCGTTCATCGCCGCATGAAGTTCCTTGTCGACGAGAACCTCTCACCGCGGGTCGCCGAACTGCTGCGCGACAAGGGCATCGACACGACGCACGTCCTCGAGCACGGGCTTGGCGGTTCTCCGGATACCAAGGTCAGCGCGTTCGCCGTCACCGAGAGACGGTCGATCATCTCGGCCTACAGCGACTTCACCACTCTGCTCGCGCTCAGTCGCGGTACCGCTCCCTCGCTCGTCCTGCTCCGGTCCGGCGACCAGCTCAAGCCCGACGCGCAAGCCGCCTTGTTGCTGGCGAACCTGCCCGCGCTGGAAGCCGACCTCGAACAGGGCGTCGTGGTATCGCTCAGTACGACCCACGTGCGGGTTCGTCGGCTACCGCTTCGCTGAGTACTGCTACCCCCGCTCCGGCCCGTGGTTTCCGTGCCTCGCCTTGGGCTGCCATTGGCTACGTACCGTAGCCGGGGTGCGTCTCTGTCCAGCAAGCTTGGGTATGTCTGTTATGCCGGGGCCTCGTGCGTCGCGCCCGGACCGCGCGTGTGCGCATTGTGTGCTCGGATGCCCCGGCATGGCGCGACATCGGCCGGCACGTTCCGGCACTGAATACGCCCCGACCTCGGATTTTCCGGCACGACGCGGCATGTTCCGGTATGTACGGACACGTGGAGCGGTCGCTCTCTCGGCACGCGCCGGCTTCCTGTCTCTGCCGGTCCGAACCTGTGTATGGCCGGGAACAACGCCTCAGCGCCGGGTGAGCGCGCTGAAGGCGAAAGGAGACCGGCATGCGGCGCGCGGGTCGGGAGTGGGACGACCGAGGAGGTATCCCTGCCCGCAGCGGATACCAGCCTCCCGGGCCGCGGTCAGGTCCGCCCGTGTCTCGATGCCTTCGGCGACGACGCGGCACCCCGTCTCCCGGGCGATGGTGGTGATTCCCGCGACGATCGCCCGGCGGACGGGATCGCCGCTCATGTTCTTGATGAGAACCCGGTCGACCTTCACGACGTCCGGCCGCAGGATGAGCAGCATCTCCAGGCCGGAGTAGCAGGCTCCCAGATCGTCGATGGCGATGAGGACGCCGTGGCGGCGAAGCAGGCGGACAGCCGCGACCAGGTCGGGGTTGTCGTAGGCCTGTTCCGCCTCGGTGATCTCGACGACGAGCCGGCTGGGGTCGCCGACGTCGAGGAGGAGTTCGACAAGACCGCCGGTGACCGTCGACGGAGCGGCGTTGACGGCGAGGCGCACATCGTCGGGCAGGGCGTGCAGCGCGGGCAGCGCCCGCTGGATCACGGCGGTCTCCAGTTCGGGGCCGAGACCGGCGGCGGCCGCGTCGCGGAACAGCGCGGCGGTGGAGAGGCGAGGGTCGGGCAGGCGGGTCAGGGCCTCGACACCGACGGTGCGTCCGGCGACGAGGTCGATGACAGGCTGGTAGTGGATGCGCAGACCGTCGG from Parafrankia irregularis encodes:
- a CDS encoding DUF5615 family PIN-like protein translates to MKFLVDENLSPRVAELLRDKGIDTTHVLEHGLGGSPDTKVSAFAVTERRSIISAYSDFTTLLALSRGTAPSLVLLRSGDQLKPDAQAALLLANLPALEADLEQGVVVSLSTTHVRVRRLPLR
- a CDS encoding sensor domain-containing phosphodiesterase; the encoded protein is MAAHHGCLGPRSEVCAPGDALMGLLDLLRRRLRMEIAWLGRLDGGLLILQGLSGNAQPFGLALGCTIRRDAGVFGRVLAGDLPELIPDTRRNPRTADIISVQDLGIGAYAATPILDTDGNLYGLVGCLHRHPQPSLGDRDIRFLRLLARFLTGYVSDLHRMWEIRSRVWHRVHTLIDSDGLRIHYQPVIDLVAGRTVGVEALTRLPDPRLSTAALFRDAAAAGLGPELETAVIQRALPALHALPDDVRLAVNAAPSTVTGGLVELLLDVGDPSRLVVEITEAEQAYDNPDLVAAVRLLRRHGVLIAIDDLGACYSGLEMLLILRPDVVKVDRVLIKNMSGDPVRRAIVAGITTIARETGCRVVAEGIETRADLTAAREAGIRCGQGYLLGRPTPDPRAACRSPFAFSALTRR